A region of Lycium barbarum isolate Lr01 chromosome 1, ASM1917538v2, whole genome shotgun sequence DNA encodes the following proteins:
- the LOC132602822 gene encoding late embryogenesis abundant protein At5g17165-like: protein MATSLQNRGLASLGKRFLKSYASAGNSPTLSTRRAVHASVYDKNPEEYVQPFVVPDEVIKTQSDKYWAPHPQTGVFGPATDHSGFHIRPASVSVDSVLEQKAFFRPLEDLEKPAYA from the exons ATGGCCACCAGTTTACAGAACCGTGGACTAGCTAGCTTGGGGAAGCGATTTTTGAAGAGCTACGCAAGTGCTGGAAATTCACCTACCCTCTCTACCAG GAGGGCAGTGCACGCATCAGTGTACGACAAGAATCCGGAGGAATATGTGCAGCCTTTTGTGGTGCCAGATGAAGTGATCAAGACACAATCAGACAAGTACTGGGCTCCTCACCCTCAGACAGGGGTGTTTGGACCAGCCACCGATCACAGTGGTTTCCACATCAGGCCTGCGAGTGTTAGTGTAGATTCTGTATTGGAACAGAAGGCCTTCTTCCGCCCACTCGAGGATCTTGAGAAGCCAGCCTACGCTTAA